The genomic stretch TTGTCTGTACGGAAAACGCAGCTGACTCGCGTGGGTCCTGGTTGTGGTTTTACAGTTGCAGGAGTCGGAAGAACAGCGTGTTCAGTCCGAGCGTTGTGCTCAGGACTTGAAGAcggccctggaaaagaaacaaagagaagtggtAGCTGTTTCCCAGCAACTGCAAGACCTTCTGGAAGCCTCCTCAGGAACTGTTAGCCTAAAACCTCTGGAAGAACGAGTGGGACGGTAAGGAACTGTCACGGTgaagcaaggctttgctttctgggacagtgtaaaagcaacaggattaccttgctgcatcacagcaagttaatgcacaattttgagagaagcttttgctttagatgatgttatttcccactgttgtgtcagtatttgtgctcttgtgtcttcccataacgagacctgtgtttcttttcaaggcttgaacttgcaaacgccagcctggaaggcagagtccagcaacagactgctagaatcaaagttcttcagaaagagctgcgtggctctgcctctgtaagccagtcatgacttttgttttcctgagctcctgaggctagctctgtgtgtggggggggaaattttcagaagagattgtcctggggagcctaggggaagtcatttcctgcagcctgcagacgaTCCGTTGTGGTGCTTACCCCTGAAGCGCAGCTGCCTGATGGCTTTCCTGCCTTAAAGGCATTCTGCAGGTTAGCTTGTGGAATTGCCTTGGTGCCAAGCGCTTTGTCGCCGAGCCCTAACTGGCATCCTCGGACTGTGGCAAGAGTTCCGTTGcccggcctctgagcaccttccctgtTTAGTGGCTATGGATTCCTTGGCTGGAAGGTGTAAATCTGTAAAGTAACTTGAGGAACTCCAAAGATGCGCAGCTGCAACTAATGAAGGAATCCCACATTGCTAGGCAGTGTTATTTTCGGTGTGCTTGGTCTGAGTTGGTGGAGACAAGCCCTCAACGAAGGGAGACTGCTGGATCACTGGAACTGGGGGTAGATTGTAAAGGAGTAGGGAGATGGAGAAATGTTTGTGGCACTTCTTTTTGGTAATACCCCTTAAATGAGGTGTGAGCTTCAGTCTGGAAAGTGTCAGcgtgccttttttgctttttttaatgcttccgtAGGTTCATAATCGCCTGGAGGACCTGATCACTGGCTTACGGACAAGACGCGTGCTTTCGGAAGAAGACCCAAGTCAGCAGGTACATCAATGGTTGCTGTGAATTTCTTCTTCTAGTCTTTCAGGTTTTGGGGGGAGttgggtgggggtgtgtgtgtgtgtgtgtgtgtgtgtgtgtgtgtgtgggcagctAAACCGTCCAAGAGTTCTGTAATGGTGAACTCCTCCAAGGGCCGTTGCCTGCTGATGGCTGAAGCTCCTCCTGAAGCTTTAAATGAAGCCCTGCTCTCCACTGATGTGGCTACATAAGTACCCCCTGCTAGTAGCAGAGGGACTGAGGAAGCTGTTCTTCAGGGTCTTTTCCACCTTTTCCCCGTGAGCCCCTAGTAGCAGGTGGCCTTCCCTTTTGTGGGGGGGGACAGGacggagggaggtgggggggctggCAGGCAACTGTTTCTGTCCCTCAGTATTGGCCTGTTCAGTGGGAAAACTGAAGTGCTGACCTTTACGTGGGCATTCTGTCCCCTGGAGTTCTGCGGCCTTGGGCTAGCAGAGAGAGACGTCCTGCAACATCTGTGTGAGGAACGCTGTCTGCACCTAATGCTTATAGATGCCATTACTGAGTTATGTgtgccatttcttctttctgtttggaaAGTGTGAGAGCAAAAGCAAGTCAATGAAGAAGCTGGTAGAGTGGAAGCGACCAGCAGAAGCCCGACTGgagcaggaaatgagaagaaacatggaACTGCAGAAAGAATGCAACAGGTAAGTATGGGTTTTTAGTACTTGTAAGAAGTATGGACTAGGCTGGGAGTCAAGCTTTATTTAACTTGACCCTAAGACTATGAGGACGTAACAGTTTGTGAGCACCTTCAAGCCTTGCGTTAGATCTTGCAAGTGGCTTCTGTACGTGAGCGTACGGTTTTAGGTAGGTGGAAGTGCAGGCTGCCCTGCAGTtgttgtggggagagagggagggcaggcagaagTCCGTCACCTCTGTTTTCAGGCCAAGGGAGTACCTCCATGGGAGTAGATGAAATTTCGACCCTGCAAGTGATCTGTGggagggaaatgattttttttcccctggtttgggtttgggtttttggggggtccATAAGTCCTGGCCTGTCAGTCAGGTTACAAACAAGGTAAGCCCCATCCATGCTGCTTACCTAAGTGTATACGCAAAGGCTGACTGTCCCTGGGCTTCCTATTTTATGCGCTAATTTGCTGCACAGGTCCAGGAGGCTTCTTGAAAGAGCTATGAAGAAACTGAGGGCGTATGAGAGGCGAGAGAGTGAGTCCCAGTCGGATTTCCAGGGCGCAATGGAGGACACGCGTTCTGGAAGGGGCAGCGAAGTTGGTAGATTAAGAACAAAGGTGAGCTTTGGTTTGTtcgggttttttgctgtttttggaagcctgtatgatttaattctgtttcctGTTGTTAATGATCTGGTGGCTGTGTTCCGAAGTGAGTGGATTTCCCCTGTGATCCCTGAAAATGCCTAACTAATCCTTTGGTAAGTGAAGAAGCGTTGCAATACCAGGGTGCTGGTGTGGGAAAGGTAAATTTCTGAGGAGCAAAGAGGAAGACGGAGTTTTAGTTGACCTTTGGGGCCTACTGAAACCTGGTACTTCCTGAAAGCGCTTGAAAACAAACTCCCGCTTTGATCTGGAAAGAACACGCCTTCTTCCTCCACTGCTTGAAAAgctcctttctggagcactgttgGCGAAGCTTTCAGTGTCACGGAAAGAAGAGGATGTGTCTCTTGTGAGTTCTGTCCTGAAGTAACCTGACTGTGTGACAAATATGTAACACTCCTCGCACCCCCTGTCCATCCAaaacgccccctccccccccgataGATATTGTTTCTGATGAAAGGAGAAGGTGTCCAGCTCTGTGGATATTTGGTTTCCTGTGAGCGTCTGAGGCTGAGGCTAAGTGAGTCTGTCCTTTCCCTGTCTACAGGTCCGTGAACTTTCCCACTGGCTGGCGACAGAGCGGAGAAGGTCGAGGCagctagaaaaagcaaatgaaggctTGCGCGAAGAGTTGGCTTGGCTGCATGGGAGCTGTGACAAACTGCGCAAGAGGAAGCAGCATCTGGAAGAAGAGGTGGTTGTCCTCAGGCGTCATTTAGAGGCCAAGATGATGGATCGCAGCCACGTAGAAGTCTATAAAAAggaggctgaacaaagagctgggcGAGAGCTAAGGCAAAAACTGCAGGAAGTCAATCTCTTTCTGCAGGTAAACTTACTTCACCCTGGTATCTGTGGTCCAGTTGTGCCTTGtcattccttcattctttcctgttgtgatttttcagtatttcatgcttCTGCCGTCAGGGCTGTGGGGTCATGGGCTCTTCACATCTTCAGGAGGTTGTTGAAGGGTGTGAGCTTGTTGAATGGTTGTCCTCAACCACTCTGAGATCCTGTGAATAATCTTCTCCACCCACGTAGGTCACTGGGGAATCGGGTAACAGCGCTAAGAGAagaattgcaaggagactagTGTCTTGCCGAGACAGAGGTTGCTTAGTCCCAGCTTTGACCGAAAACAAAGAAGTTGCGctaagagtgtgtgtgcgtgtgtctcttTCCGCACAAAAAGGATTATGTAATGTGGTGCTTCTGGGTTTCGCCCTCCCTCgttgagggaagggaggaggcaccGTTGCCTCCCTGAGTAAGGTTGTGCTCTTCCGGTTGGGGGTGTGATACAGACTGGGGGGAaagttctcttcttctctcctggGGCTTGAAATTGCATGCTCTGCTTCAGACACAGGCAGCCACCCAGGACCGAGTGGAACGCATAAGAGCTGCTACTGAAGCTTCCACGGTAGGCCGACTGCAGCAGAGAATTAGGGATTTAGAAGATGAATTGGCTCTCACAAAACGCCTGCAGCGAGCCAGAGCTAATGTGGGGCTTGCGGAAGCTGGTGCTGCACATCGTCACGAGTGCTGCAGGAGCCGCTCTTTGACGACGAACCCCGTGGGCAATGCTTCCTCTGTGGCAGACCGAGTGGAAGCTCATATGGCTGAGGTAAGGCATTGTAAACCCATGTTATTCTCGAATTACCTTTAAAGAATATGAATAAGCTAGGTTCAgcttttaagctgaaaatgagcaTCATCAATGAGCATCCTAGCTCCAGGACACCCAATCCAGTAGTCTGAACGTGACTGCTGACCCTCACAATGCTGCAACCTCGGCAATACCTCTGGTCCGCGTGTGTCCCAGAATTAGCAGTCTGTGAGACAGCACGTTCCTCACAGAATGGTGAGCAGCGTATCACGAGGCTTGGGAACCGCATGGCAAGAGTTGGACAAGGGAGCGCATAATTCTTCACAGAATGCCCTGATCCGTTCCCTCCTTTGCACAGAGTGGAGGCAGGGGCAAGCTCTCCCCTTCCGTCTGTTTTATCCCTGAGAAGTATTCAGGCCCCTCTAATTCTaacgcagtgctgtggtgccccCTGCGTACCAAGGGTCCTGTTTAAAGGACGTGTCGGCGTACCGTACCTGTACCCGTGCCGGTAATGTTCTGAAGTGGAGTTCCTAGGCTCTGAGCGTTGTCTCGTGGAGTCTCACAGGGTGATCCGGATGACTGCCCTCGGGCAACCCCCGCGGGTAAATAGTAAGTCAGCAGTGCTGTCTGAAAAAGAACCGTCAAGAGGTGACTGCTGCAAGGAAAGCCAGCTCGTTCTGGCCTGAGTCCTTTGGTAATGAGTAAATTAAGCAGCATTTTGGCTCTTCTCTGTGTCGGTATGTTGGTAGGTGAGCCTGTGTGTGTCTCAGAATTAGTGGTGATTCCCCCGGGGATTCAGCCTGAACTGCTTGCTCTCTACCTAAGCCCAGAAGCTGTATGCTCTCTGTTTGGACAGTCACTTCTAGATGTCCCGGCGTGCATCATGATGGAAAAAACCGCAGGCATCACGAGCCTTACCCGCTGTCAACAGTGTAAACGTGCTGCTTGTGCGCTTGTGGATAGATCTCTGACCTTCCCTGGTTGCTGTGAAGTCATTGTGCTTTttgctgtactttttaaaaagcagaatatgagaAAACTGATGAGTTGCGATTGCTTTGTGATGCAGTTAATGCCACACAATGCGTCTTGGTGGACAACGAATTTCTCTGTACTGTATTGGGGATGATGTTTCCCGTTCTTATTCTGCATTACAGCTGGGTTTCCAAAGGCTGTAGAAGCTAGTACTACAAGCATGTAACTATTGAGGTCTTCAGGGTATCCTGTATATACTTCCAGGTGCGGCGGGAATGGTCAAAAATATCGCTGAAGAACTTGAGCAAGGTAATTTGTCAGGATATGTTAGCAGTGTTGTGAAGGAAGATGACCGTTCCTAGTTTCTGGACACAACTACTTGAAAGCTGTCAAGCTCCTGTGCTAAGCACAGCTGTTTTCTACTAGCTTTCCAAGCTAGAGCTTTATGTGAAAACTTCCTGCTTATCCAAATAATAGTGGCACAGAATTTATGCAGttgcctttaagaaaaacagaaaaaacagtgtaCACGCTTGTACACacaccccccgcgcccccccccagtgccctgaATAATCCCACCTCTTTGTGTTAATTGTTCCTCCAGAGCCACGGCTTTGCAGTGACTGGGCCTGTTTCAAAGCAGGTAGCCCCGGAGAGCAATTCCTTCTGTCCCAGTGGTCCTTAATCTCCGAGCGAGCGGCTGGCTGTTGCTTTCTAGCTCTTTGCATTTGCCTGGACGGACACAAGTCCGTTGCATTAAAGCCGTTTGCATTGTGAATGGAGTTGCCTGTCTCCTGGGAGTAatagggtttgtttggtttggggacTTGTTACCTTTTCCTACTGTGACACTAACATAGGGCattttctcccccctctgctgccccccctTCCTCAGCAATGGCTGAACTGAAAATTGGATCGGCTGGAGCTTCTGCCTGGGCATCTGCTGAAGGATCCTCAGAAAACGGAGACCAGGAGCCACTTTCCAGGGCAATGTAAGAGTATCACGCCGTTTCCGCCAAAAACGATGTGCTCTGACTTGGACAAAAATGCTAGGGAGCAGCCGCTCTGGAAGTAGCTGCGTTTGCCGTTTCATGCCTGCCGAAGTGGTGAGCCAGCAGAAGATGCTGGGGCAGAGGAAGTCCCCATTCCAGAAAGCTAAGAGTGGTTATCCTGAGACGAATGAAGCCTGGGGAAATGTGCCTTCTGCCTCTTAACGGAGTGGTGTGTAGATAATAACACgctgtatttaaatgaaagtatTCTGTTCCAACTTGGTACTTAATAAATTTTGCAGTCTAGTACCTGTCTCTGTTTCATTCCGTTCCCCCTCCTGACTTTGCCTGCCCTGCCCATGTGGCTGTACCCTCTTGCTCCGTCTGCTTGTGTCTCTTACAGAATAGTAGCTGTCAGACTGCTGCCAAAGGGGGAACGCTGgcaggagtctggcctgttgctgcctgtggctgCAAGGCGGGGGTCCTCTTCCTCAGTGGAGGCCGCAAGCAGGAGTGTGTTAAGACGGGGGCCTCGACTTCAGGTCTTGCTAATACTGGGGCACTTGACTCCGGCTGCCTTTCAGAACAAGGCTTCCTGTGGTctaggcagaagggagggagagggctcctGGTAGCCGTGAAAGGTTGCAAAGCCCACCAGTCTGGAAGGGTATCTGGTCCACGTGGAGTCAGCaacggggaaaggggggaagacaTTTCTCTGCCCTGCAGCATGACTGGCAAGGCTGACCTTCTGTTCAGTGCTGggcacttgcttttctctctccaaagcaaaagcaagtgcagaaagTCTGTGCCTTCCCTTTGTGTCGTCCTTTTGACAAACTCTGACATGAACTGTTTTCAAATGGTTCCCAGCCTGCTTCTGTCCCGCTGGCTGTCAGCGAGAGGTGCAGAAGCAGGACTGAACCTCAGCGCTGGCATCTGCCATAACAGGAGCTGGTGATGGTTACAGTGCGGCTAGGGAAAAGTCCCGTCAGCTCCTCAACTTCAGCGTGCATCTGCGCTGCCAGTGCGAGGCCACTCTCGATGATGTGTGAGAGGTCATGGCAATCGCgggaggttcctgaggcctggcccacagcagctgtccctcctgccttgaAGAGGGGCAAGAAGCGGGACCCAGGGAGCTACAAGCGGGCCAGCGGCACCTCGAGGCCTGGCAAGCTGATGGAGCAGAGCCTCCCGGAAGCCCTTTCCAAAGACGTGGAGGcccagaaggtgactgggagtagtcggCATGGATTTACCATGAGGCGGTAATGTGCTCTTGTCGCAAAGAAGGCCAAcgttatcctgggctgcattaggcagagtgttgccagtgGGTCAAGGGAGGTAATTCTCCCCCTCTACCTCATCCcgggtgaggctgcatctggcgtAGTGTGTCCcgttctgggctctgcagtagaagagagagatggagctactggagcaagtccagcgaagggctactaagatgattatgGGCCTGGAGTttttctcatatgaggaaaggctgcgagagctggcattgttctgcctggagaagagaagactgaggcgggatcttaccaatgtttataaatatctgaagggagggtgtaaggaagatggggtcagacttttttcagtggtgcctagtggtaggatgagaggcaaagggcagaaactgaaacacagttgcatctgaacataaggaacgACTTTTTTACGGTGAGGATGACCGAGTACTGgaacaggtggcccagagagattgtggagtctccatccttggagatgttcaaaagccatctggatgggGCCCTGCGCAACGTGCTTCAGGTGATCCTGCATGGTTTTACAAAGgaggaaaccatgcctgaccaacctgagagccttctacgaCAAAGCGACAAACTCTCTGgccaagggcagagcaggggagagcgTTTATCTTGCCTTCAGCAAGGCTGCCAGCACTGTCTCCCCTAACATCctcctagacaaactgatgaagttcaGGCAAGGTAAGTGGAGGATGAGGTGGCAcatgcagtgaagggccacaaagatgatcaggggcttggagcacctgccctgcctggagaggctgcgagagctgggcctgctcagcctgaagaagaggcggctccgggggcatcttactctgtataaataaatccCTGTGGGAATACctgattggggtgggggggggtggtgaagaaggcagagccaggctcttctcagtggtgcccaggaaaggccaggaagcaatgggcacaaactgaaataggggaaactccatttaaacataaggaaagctTCTTTTGCGGGGAGGGTGGTCCGGGAGCGGCCAGGGccggctgctccagcagggatggggagccgggagctgagggTGGTGACGTGGCtaccagggcaggggcctcgccagccaagGCCCAGCCCCACCGTAGGcaagtgagggagcagggcagtcTCAGCGGTGGCAGCCAGGCTCAGCCGGCAGCCCCGGTCGCCAGGGAAGTTAGAGCTGGTGCAGCAGGTCCGAGGTCGGGCCAGGAAGTCAGAGCGCAGGTTGGGTTGGGGTTCAGGCCAGCGCTGGTAACCAGCCCCCggcacaggctgctcagggcctgttAGTGCCcagagaggggctggagcctccaTCCTCGGAGACACTCAAACCCcggctgcacacagccctgagcaacctgctctgcatgAGCCTGCTTGCAGCAGGGGCCTGGCCCAGAGCACCTCCCGCAGCCCCTCCCGACCTCAGCCCTCCCGTGACTCTGCAATTGCAGCGCTGAAGCCCGGCGGGAAGCCTCATCCATCTCAGCAACAGCTCAGCAGGCTCCTCTGCCAACGCACCGGCAACAAGGAGAACCTAAACACCGTTTTCTGTACTCAGCAGCAAAGGAGCCAGGACAAAGGGCGCCAGGGCCTCAGGAAGGGCAGCGCTCTGCAAACCCTCGCAGGAGCAGCAGTCACAGGCCGCTCCAGGCCCAAACAAGCGCGGCCTCAAGGCAGGAGAGCGGAGGCAAGGGCCCTCTCGCCAGGCATCGCTGCACCCAAATTCTCCCGCTCCTCAAGGCGAAGAACTGCTCAGGGAGGCTCTGTCGCAATCGTCTCTGCCTTCACGGCTACGAgaggggagccgggagctgcagGAACCAAGAAAACACCAGGAGCCCCAAATCCCCAAGCCTCCATTTACaaacaggaggagcagcagtgaaaGCCTGGCAAGAAGGGCCCAAACCGAGGAACAGCAGTAGCAGCTGAGGTGTTTGAAGAAACCACGTTGCCTGCTTTCTGGAGCCTTTGCGGGGACCAGTGTGTTTCTATttccccggagccgccgggcgcccACAGGGGCGTGCGCAGTTCGCTAGCAGACTTTCAGCCGGGCTGGCCAGCGAGCaggcggccccagctctgggcacaggcAGCGGGCAGGCTGAGAGGCCGAGCTGAcgctgccaggagctgcaagcGCAGGGGTGCTGGCGAGTCTGCAGAGCTGAGGGAGCGCGTTTCTGTGCGCGCGTGAACCTCCAGCACCCGGAAAGGAGGCTGCACGTCCTCTGCTACTGGGGCCTCGCCTGGATGCAAGCACAGGCGCTGCCTTGGGGCAGTGTCACGTCCCACCTACAAGGGGGGGAGGGTGACCCAGGTTTGCAAATCCCCTCGGTATGGATTGAGGGCGAAACGGCACTCAAGGTCCGTTCATACACATCAACCTTAATGGAACAAATATTCGGCGGACATTGGTCCTCTAACAATTATACCTGCCTCAGCTCTGCGGCTTTATGGGGAACCAAGGTGGCCTTAACtgtgtgaaaaggaaagcaagcccGAAAGCAAGCAAGAGAGCGAGAGCGAATTGCCAGTTGTGGATCCAGCACTGGACCTGCCAACAGCAGTGTTCAGTGTAGAGAGAAACCACCCACCCAGGGCTCCTACGTGCGCCTGTTTTTTTgtgccagctcctgggcttctggaaCCTTCTCTCAGCCCAGTCtcaggagtggctgagacacacgTCGGCTCAGGGCAGTGGCACCAATGAGCCAAGGGGAGTGAGCCtgggaccctccctggggctctggtcccaggagcagctgctcgagTTCACAGTGCTGTTACTTGGGCCTCGTCCCCTACAGGGAGGGAACCCCCAGCGCCGGAGCCCTGCGAGGCGCTcccagcgccgccccccgccccggccgcgccccgcaggcggcggcagcgccgactcgccgccggcccgcccggagccccgcccccgcggcgtcaCGCGGCGCCCTGTGACGCCCCCGAGCGCCCTCGCCGCGGCTGTTGCGCATCGGCCTCTGGAGGCAGCGCCCTCAGCGTGTGGCCGCTGCTGCCGCAGCACCGGCGCGTCCTCGCTGGGCGCCTCTCTCGGAGCCTCGCTGcgccctgccctcggccccggccccggccccggcccggggactgcgagcccggtgcccccagccccgcggcccaccGGGGCTCGGCTCCTCTGCCCCCGCCCGAGGCGGGGCCGTGTCCGTGTCTgcgtccctgctgcagcatgaagaGGCTCCTGGGGCTCTTCGGCAAGGGGCCGCCTGCGCGCGGCAGCGCTTCCCTGCCCTGCATGGGCGCCGCCTACGAGCTCCGCGAGAATGAGCTGGGCAAGCTGCACCGCGCGGCCGCCAGCGGCGACCTGGCGCAGGTGCGGCGGCCACGGTGGCTGCTGAGACCCGGCCTCAACGGGCGGGACCAGGCGAAGCGGTGAGGGGGGCGGTggcgcccgcgggccgggctcTGGGCGGTGCCGCGAGCGTGGGGGCGGCGCGAGGGGCGGCCgcgagggccgggccgcggcggcggtgccggctgtggccgcggcggcgggcggagggggcggcggcggcggcggcccggccgcgtgCCCGGAGGCGCCGGCGCAGCTGCGAGGCTGCGGCGGGCCCGTGCTGCCGGCAGAGAGGTCTCCTTTgctgggcgaggcgaggcgaggcgaggctgAGGAGGGCGGAAACGAGGGGGCAGGTTTTGCGAGCGGCCTCTCCCGCAGCGTCGCCtgtgctgcctgcgtggcagcagcCCTCTCGAGGTGCTCGCGGGATCCTTCGTAGCCGCGTCGGCTGCGGTGGTTTGAGCTGAGGCGTTTGGCAGTTTGAAGGGCCTCCTGTCTTCCAggcgcggcacagcacggcacggctttgcctggaaggaaggcaggaagtgcCGTTTCCTTCAGCTGGTGAGGGCTGGTGGAAAGGCAGTCGTGCTCCCTCGGGGTGGACGCTGTGTGAGAAGGGCAGTCACAGCTGGGGGCAAGAcagagggctgctctgctgctgtcggCATGACAGGGTCGAGGGGGAAGGTTTCTGCTCTCTGGTTTGCCAGGTGTTGCCGAGGGCCCTTGGGAGTGAGCGCGTCCTCGTGTTTGCTGCAGTAGTAAGctcgggggaaggagagaaggcacGAATTCCCGAAAAGCACAGCGCGGGGCTGATGTGATGGTGTCCTGCAACCCATCTCCTTAGCCTCTGGCACGGTGTTGTCACGTGAGCGATGCTGGCGGAAGCTCGAGGTTCCCTTGCCGCAGGCTTAAGGCGCCCGAGCCTTGGTCGTCCTTGCTGGGCGGTGTGCGtagtgctgctggaggcagcggccAGTTGCctgggcagagggatggagggcagcagtttCAGAGCGGCAGCCTGAGGCTGTGCGGGAAGAATCCTGTGCCTGGGCGCAGGACTGCGTCTGCAGGGAGCCGGGTGCGGAGCGGAGTGAACGTCGTCTTCATAAACGAGTGGGGGGGGTGAGGTGGATGTTTCCTAGCCGGTCTCTGCCTTTGGGCGTGCAACTGCCGTCATTGCTGAAGGGATGAGAAACTTTTTCTAAGCTTGTTTTTTGGAACCGGAAAGCAGTGGCCCTACACACGTGACATAGGCAGGAGCggtctcttcagctttctctctgtctgtgttaatgtaatatatttactttttaggaCACCTCTGCATCTTGCTTGCGCTAATGGACATGCGGAGGTTGTTTCGTACTTAGTAGAGAGGAAGTGCAAGCTCAATCCTCGTGATAATTTTGAGAGATCGCCACTGATGAAGGTACGTGGAGTATGTGATGCTGTTGTAGGTAGGACTTAGAAGTTAAGCACTGAGCGATCCATCTCTTGGGTGATTCGTGACCTGGGTATGGGTGGAGATCGCGTTGTGCTTGGTGCCGAATAGGCATCCGGTACCTAATCTTTGACCGCGTTCTTGTTTTCTGAGGTTGGCAAGCGGTGGGAGTTGTGACAGAGGGAAACGTAGttgctggaaatgtttctttttcccggTGTTGTTTCCAGGCGGTACAGTGCCAGCAAGAACAATGTGTCGCCATTCTGCTAGCGCATGGTGCCGACCCTAATCTTGCAGATGCTCTCGGCAACACTGCCCTTCAcctcgctgcccttgctcctaaCACCTCTCTAGCAGGGCAGTTACTGGAGCACAATGCCCATATTGATGCGCAGAATAAGGTAAGCGTAGAATGTGGGTAAGGCgtctcttggaaagcaaaagttgcttcacttctctgtgtttttctaacTGGGGG from Dromaius novaehollandiae isolate bDroNov1 chromosome 1, bDroNov1.hap1, whole genome shotgun sequence encodes the following:
- the LOC135327230 gene encoding ankyrin repeat domain-containing protein 26-like, whose product is MKKLVEWKRPAEARLEQEMRRNMELQKECNRSRRLLERAMKKLRAYERRESESQSDFQGAMEDTRSGRGSEVGRLRTKVRELSHWLATERRRSRQLEKANEGLREELAWLHGSCDKLRKRKQHLEEEVVVLRRHLEAKMMDRSHVEVYKKEAEQRAGRELRQKLQEVNLFLQTQAATQDRVERIRAATEASTVGRLQQRIRDLEDELALTKRLQRARANVGLAEAGAAHRHECCRSRSLTTNPVGNASSVADRVEAHMAEVRHCKPMLFSNYL
- the LOC135327231 gene encoding ankyrin repeat domain-containing protein 7-like, whose protein sequence is MKRLLGLFGKGPPARGSASLPCMGAAYELRENELGKLHRAAASGDLAQVRRPRWLLRPGLNGRDQAKRTPLHLACANGHAEVVSYLVERKCKLNPRDNFERSPLMKAVQCQQEQCVAILLAHGADPNLADALGNTALHLAALAPNTSLAGQLLEHNAHIDAQNKVGYTPLALAVSKHHKEMVEFLLRKGADVHTRDQPERTPLMLAASAGDMSIIEVLLGYSADLSQKDILGRTAEDYAATSGHAHVSQHLADCTEKKNAGEASAGGTRGMPV